The following is a genomic window from Onthophagus taurus isolate NC chromosome 1, IU_Otau_3.0, whole genome shotgun sequence.
TCCACAAAAAGCTAAAGCTGTAAACGGTGTCTTTTTATACAAGATTACCAAAAACGGTAAAGTAGCGAAAGAATGGATTATGGATTTGAAAAACGCTAAAGTCTACGAAGGACCTGCTCAACCTGGAGTACAGGTACAAACCACTGTCCAAGTTTCCGATGAAGACTTCGTCGAAATGGCCAGTGGAAAACTGAACCCACAAGCCGCTTTCCTCAAGGGAAAATTGAAGGTTTCAGGCAACATTATGTTGGCTCAAAAGTTGGGTCCACTTCTCCAAGCCGAAGCTAAATTGTAAAGTACGTTGCACGtcgcaaaaaaatttaatttagataatTCTATTTATACGTTTTGTGATACTCATGCCaaaagcaaaataaaatttttgtttcattaatttttgtttggttttattttaaacaacgGTAAATATGTGTTCattggtttttatttaattaaagcttATTATTGGTCCATATTAAATCAATACCTAttggtaaattaatattttgttggtTAAAGTTACTGTTACAAACAAAATTGAATGTATTAATTATTGCTTTCTGCTTTTCACTGTTTTAATAGGTACTCGTTTAATGTATGTATTCAAACAATTTCCATATTCAGTCAAATTGAATGTTATATTACTATAttattagtaataaataattatcgaaatttcatttaatttcgTGTATAGTATCGATCTTATCTTTTCTATACAatcttttgatttaaatactttttttaataacagtGTTATCTTATcaatattacataaaaatatgcGATTGAAATTTGGCTTGAGAAACACCACTTATTTACTGCTGTGTCATTAATCTTATCTGAAAGTCCATTGAACTATTTGAGTAATTTACGTCGTAAATAGAAATAGTAGTTGTAACTATTAGTTGTGTTACAATTGATACTTTTACAAAAATGACGTAGGTCTCGGTGGTAGCTACAGCAATATACGGATTTTATTTATCAGGGTGGAGAAAGAGGTAAAATCACTTCGTTCATCCACGTTTTACCCAAAAGCTGATACTGTAAAACTCTATTCCGCACCACCGTAATTCATCAAGTTTGATGGAGGCCGgcgtgaaataaaaaaaatacagaacgtaaaaaagaaatacaacTCATCGAAGCGTATACGAGTATGCTGGAAATCAGCTCGGGCAGAGCTTTCAAATCGCCGTTATGCGAATTCTCTTTCTCCCTTTGATTTACTAACGGGCAGCTCAACCCCATTCCCTACGCGACTATATGTGAACGGcataaataaaagcaaatGACCTACATTTGATTCTCTAGTTACTAGTAGGTACGTCTCTCATTGCATATAATCTTCTTCATGTTTCATTACGGATCATTCTTTTTATATCATGTTGAAGcctgaaaacaaaaatgtaaagtgTTAAATTTGTAATCTAATATTCTGTTTTCTATTACCAGTTTCCTATTTTCCAaagtaaaattgttttttttactaaaaataagaCCTGAATCCCAAGACAATATTCCGTAAATAAGTGGATAAACCTCACcctgaaaaaagaaaaggtcAATTTATATTTACGCGTTTCCAATTTACTGTTCTACGTTCCCAATCGGATAATTCGAGACACGTTCGCCCTCCTTCGGTAACCCTCCTAACACGCACAATGAAAATGCATGAGGATTAAATACGTCGAACACGAGAAAAGGACTCGTCGCAAGGATCACCTTTTTCCTTTCTTTGGAATGCTCAGCACATAGGATTCGAAATCTTAATACTCTCTACCAGCCGGCTGCCACGAAAAAAAGAAGCGCATACTTGACCTCGAACCGTCCAAATCAAATTTCAAGGGAAACTGAGCAGATTAAATCAGTGTGGTATTGAAGAAAAGTAGAAAAAAGGGAAACAATAACGCGGATACTCTTGAGGACCCAGTAAGCTGAAAGTCGAAGCAAGGAAATCCCTCCCTTCTTTCGCGGCCGAATCGTTCGTATAAATTCTGGTCCATAAGCCTACCCGTGATAAGCAGAATGGTGCAAAACAGCTCGGCGTCACCGACTAAACGATGGGAAGGTAATAAATCGTTGAAGTCAGTGCGAAATTGGAACTGAGACCGAGAGACCGACTGTGATCGTGAATATCGATTCGATATAATACCACCACACCAATGCCATCGCACCATCGTTGTCGCCAAACAGTATGTATACAATATTGCGATTTGATCGCAATCTCATAAAATTGCTAATGCCTTTAACCCCCCGGATCTCCAGCCGAGAGCGCCAAACCCAATAAATGCGCcgaataaatttattcgttTTCGATTATCAACGTTGAATATAACCTCTAAATGTAAAACGCGAGTTGCTGTGCGGCGGAGTTAATCCGTTTATCTACAGTGGATATATCGATAAAGTTTCAACGATAATAtgattattagaaaattcactacatttaaaaccaaaatatagTTGCTGTTTTAATAGAAGTTGTTTATGGGTGTAATGGAAAagaattactattattatcaATGAGAGAACTTTCATGATTTTGAAGTATTGCATATAAGTGAGGATGTGTCTTAGCCCAATTTGACTTAATCCTTTCCAACCGGATTGGTCTATGACTCATCCTCCTGACTAATGATTATAAGCGtggacattttataaaattgtaattgatGTGGATAATTCGCTTATAATCATGAGTCTGGAGGATGAGTCATAAACCAATCCAGTTGGAAAAGATTAGGTCGAATTGGGCTAAGCAGCTAAAGCTCTCAGCAGAAAAAACTAGCTAATAAACATGAACACCCATTATTATAGAAGATTACTGACATCTCCAGTTCCTGTGTCTGAACTCTACTCTACGTCTTATAATGCCTTTTAAggtgttaatttaaatttgcaaaGAAGACACAAGGTAAAGTTGATCAGTCGATCAGAGTGTGTAGGACAGTTCAAAAAGTCCAGTGTAACAAATTATCTTGGCACAAATAATAACGTATCAAAATTAATCTAACAAGTAAAGCTATTGACGTACTTATAGATGTACTCAAGTACAATATGATGGAATATCCGAAGTTTGTGATGTAGTTCTCTTTACTGTGGCATCCACACGTTATCATAACGAACGCATTGGCAGTAATTCATTATcaatatatacataaatagttttaaaacaatctgttgctaacataaataaaaagtacACTTCTTTTTCCCGTTTTAGCTTATACAATTCACTGGCTATGTTTTAATGTTATGGGAACAACCGTTCAGGTATTTATTCGCTGTCTCAATAATATATCGATGATATTGTGATACCACCTAGAGAATTAATGAACATTTTGAGAGTTTAGAAACAGCTTTGAAAACAGCATTCAATATTCATTAGATTGGAATCATTGATTGCTGATTGATTACAAGATATAAATAGacaatttgaatttgaaaacaaaagtAAGTGTATCAGAaactttaacaaaataataactaatcaGCGTTACGATTTTGACCTTTTAATGGCACGGGACTCAAGGAAATAAACATTTGgtacaatattattataataacattgaaaattcTGTTATTCGTTGAGCATTTTAAGGTATTAACTGGCAGCAACAATGAAAACATGGGTTTTGTTTAATAGTGGTACAACAGTATTTGTTTTTGGAATGAACATCCAATGATATGATGAGACTTTAAGTTgaaatttaatgataatgacAATATAATCTTGAGTATTGAAACGAAGGACGGAGGAAATGGACGACAATTTACAAACCACCATGATAATCTTAAAAAGTAGCGGATAAGGAAGCTATAAGaagattaaaaagttaattactatgtcaaaatagattaaaattgttagttaagTTTTAgaacattataattaaaatctcTTCAGTAAATCGCGCAACCAAGATTTTATTTGTATGTGTAAAAGTTTTATGATTTAGTGTTGTGTAGACCAATTATGTTGAATTAATCATTTGATTATCTGTATATGATACTGAAAAGTATCTACTGATCCTGTCGAATCTGATAATCAATCGGAAGTGTTTCCTTATATTATGTATCCGATGATGTGAAGCGGAGAGTTACGAGTGCCTTGGAGGATTTTGCAGGCGCAGCCTGTCAGAGGGTGGATTAGTGCCCTCAGGAAACGAATCCCGGGCAGCTTACTGACCTGTCTCTATGGCAATTCCTTTGCCGGACTTCGTCGACTCGTTACTAAATAAATCGAGGGCATTATTCCTCCTGGAGGGTGGCACAAAAGGCGtcgtacatttttttgcaGGGCGCCATAAATAACGGAGATAACTGGCCCCGTAAAGGGCTATTCAGACGATGGACGGGCTCATTAAGATAAGACTCGGCCTGTTATTGTTTACAATGCGCGAAATCATTTTCTCCAAAATCCTCtcgtttttcttattatttttaagtagttAGAAAACATAAACATGAGTGAGAtgcttttaaaaaatgaaatattaacagaaatctTAATCCAACCGCCAGTAATGCAAGTTTGCGTTTACATTACCAGATCAGAGATCAACATTAGTTTATGCAGTAAGTTAAACATCCCAATTACTTCCTCGCAAATTATCCAAAGAAGGAAGATATATCAAGGATGTAACTAATTTACGGATAGAACCCGTTCAAGATTCCGCGTTATTCGTAATATGTTCTTATGCGAAGTAATCTATTTCGCGAAAATGAATTCCGTCGTTTCCACCCTCTTTCCTTCATCAGTACTAAGCACTCCATCAGGTACGCGTATAGATAGAGCCTAATTCAACTCTTCCCGAGCACACTGTATTATCTCCCTTGCGGGAGGTTTAAACTTAAACGATGTCTTTAGACTTTAGAGTTTCGGATGAGGCACTCGCATAAATCCCTAATTAGATTTCGGCACAACATGTTTTCGTCCCGGTGGTACACGGTCAATTGCTCTCCGGCGAACAATACTAATGGGGCACAAAGGGGCGGGAGGATTGCCGTTCACCCTGTAAGGTTCGCTTCGTCGACAAAACAGTACGGGGAGAACAATAGGGTCGCCACGTATGAGGTGGAGCCCCTCGTCACGTAAGGTCTTTTGGTGAACATCGACCGTTTTTACTCTACTCCAACTAACAATACTTTATAAAACAATCTACCTTAGAACTTAGGATGTCAAAATCGACTGATTAAACACTAAGTTAAaacaatcaagaaattctAAATGTATAACTTTGATGACGTCCAAGTATGTACAACATACAATATTAGATTAAAAACTGTACATAAATATCTATATGttaagtttaatattttttgtgcacATAAATGTGTTTTTATCTTGCATTTTGTATTGTTTGGATTGTAGGGAAGCTTGGTGTACGTGCGCAATCGGACCATCGTGTATGTTCTCTTGTTAACAACTTGGTAAGCGTATTACTTCGCCCAGTTCGTTTTCCCAGTCGAGCTATCGTAAATacctaatttattttaagcGTCGCATTATGCCAGCCTTTCCTGGTAGCAACGGCGCCAAAGCGATGCCGGAGTAATATCCTATCGCGCCCTCTCCGAGGCGAACTTCCTTTATCCCCTCGCCGGCAAACAGAAAAGagaaataataagaaaaagaatatcGAAAGACCAGATTTTATACCACAATTGGATGATTTGTTGTTTATAACATGAGCACGTAACTGAATTGACAAATCTaggtttaattgttattcagcgatAGATTATTAATGATAGATTTTAACTGTTATTTAACGTTACatcgtatatttttattgaactaaatgtagaactaacactagacctagaactagaaacattcggatttagccgtcttaagagacgtacggctaaacccgaacatttctagttctagctgtagtattagttctagttttagtagtTATTCAGTGTTAAATTATTGTACATTTTACATTgaactaaacctagaactaatattagacctagcactagaaacattcgggtttagccgtcttaacaCGTTCGCTATGGCAACTATTTTCAGGAATCGATACATGTGCGGAACGGTACATATATGTCCTAATGTTTTCGTTTTCAACATCTATCGTATAATTCAgatttttctgcaattttatttattaaataggGTATATTACAAAGCACAAGCAGGAAGTCGATAGCATTGTTTTGTCTTGGTATTGATAGCGTATTAGGAAAAGATTGTTCTTTTTGTGGTAAACTGAAGTTTAttcttaaataaaacgaaacatGTAACAAAAAGTAAGTAAAGGAAACagacataaatatttataaagctTGATGCGCTATATTAAAACATGTAAGGCAGTATCCCGGATTTCCATCACACTCTCCGCAAAATGTGTACGCCTTTTTTACTTTGTTGTTTGTCTGCTTGGTCATTGTTTCTTTTAGAGTTTTATAACAACCCGTACATCTGtttcttttcttgttttctgGTCCTGACTGAATTAGTGTATGCATTCATTTGGGAGTGCGGGATCTCGCAACATCTACATCTTGTTCTTTTTTGCTCGACATATACCGTGTTGTAAATTATCCATCAATTTGTTAAAACGCAACCAAATAGAATTTCTTTAGTTACTTTTCTATACCATTTATACCCCTTTATGAGAAGGCTTTGATATGATGGACACGATACACTGCGGTTTCTTTATtggtacatttttatttgtcCATCCATTTTATAACTTTCGTATATCCCTTCTGCAATCCATACCTCCACCTCACCCTTGTGTAGCATTTTTGGAtaacatatattttttctatatgtTCCATAAATATGTGTTTTCTTTGATAATATTTTCTGAAACTTTTACTGaagtataaaaattgtcaCAATAAAGTGTTCTTCCAACACCACAATAAGGTTTTAGAAACTTATTAATAACGGTTTCAGCATGTTCTGGTTAACTGCATATATTTCCTTTTCCTGtgtatatcttaaaatttaatatatatccATTTGCACTACATATCTCGTAGATTTTTATACCGTACTTGTGccgtttattttgaatatacTGTTTAAAGCCTAAGCGTACTCGCCAGTGAATGCGAGGAACGACGCCTGGAACGAcatatttttggaaatttatcATCACCAACATTTTCTATATTGTTTGCAAAATGCCagcatttaataattaataggaACTGTTTAAAGCCTAAGCGTACTCGCCAGTGAATGCGAGGAACGACGCCTGGAACGAcatatttttggaaatttatcATCACCAACATTTTCTATATTGTTTGCAAAATGCCagcatttaataattaataggaAGCAGTCTCGTGCCATTGCATTtgaaatgaatttgttgtGAAAGATATCATCTTTAGACCAAAACAAATTGATCATTGGTATATTGACGATACCCATTgtaattataatgaaaaaagaattttcatttcaacCCTTACAGGTGTCCATGCGTGTAGCCTTGCTTTTATTTGATGTATTTTGCTGTATTATATACCTATTAGTTCCTTTCACCATAAGATCGATCAACCCATTagtcaaaaataattgaaaaatttgaacGGGGTGAGAATATTCGgtggaatgttaaaaatgtcattATTAGAACAAGTTGTCATAATCACGTTTCTGTTAGAAAGTTGTTCTATCCAATCATGTTCTGTCTGGTTGTGAGACACATTAGTTGTACTTAACACAGCGTTCTCACTTTCTTCTATTTCTACCTCGCATAACCGAATCATACCGAATCATCATAAACTTCTTGGGAAGAATCAGAACTATCTTGAAAAGAATCAGAACTATATATTCACTTCTCACGAAACTTGAAACATTAAAAGCACGATAATCCATATCGATAAGTTTTTGTGTATACAGGTTAAAACCACCTAGAGCGCATAAACACGTTGAGACTTGTTTTACTCTGTTTCAACATGCGGAATGAACTATACTTGATGCGTAAAGAATTGTCCCGTACAACAGTTATCTAACTTAGACCACTTTTACCatctcttgataaatttatccgatagataaattggcgctgttagccaatgagagcgcttaaaaccacTGTAATCATGGTAATTGTCTCTTAGATAATGTATCGGGAGGATAGTAAAAGTGAACTTTAGTGTACTAAACTCGGTCAagatctttattttatattatgaacCTTAAGTCTCAAACTAATAACATTACAAAACACGAATAGAATAGATTAAGCATTTGCTAATTTAAAGTGTGAAATAGTAGTTGCTTACCAatgcgtgacgtcacgaacgggtcTACGAGCTGTGCATCTTTATCGGGATATAGCAGTCTTCTTACCATCCTTGGTATAAATGTAAAGCCACTTAGACTGAACGCAACGGCGagctaattaaaaattctatcaataaattttactaCTGTGATAAAATGTGATAGTTAAATCGTTATGATTATGGTGCTTATAGCAATGTTGGCATACAATTGACAACGATATAGTTTAGTCAGCGACGCATCACCGACATGAGTACAATGTACAATGGTGTAGTAGGGTCGAGCTTCATCATCCTACGTGTTCTGCGCTGGATCGTCATTAGGATTATCGGTCACCTGACCGCAGCTATTACTGCTCCGATCGACGCTGTAACGTCGTGGCGCCATACACATGTCCGTTCTGCCATCCAATATTGCCGTCCAGTTCACTAATTAATTGAGCGCACCGGCCAAtcttgcattaaaattaaagcgaCGTTGCAGAAAATGACGTATGGCCACGTATGCGCGCCATCGATGACGGTAATGCGCCGCCCCGGGGCGATCTATGATTGATTTTCACCAGATTATGTGTGCAAATTAACGCATTCTCGAACTAAATGTGCTCGATATATCTTTACTCAGATTTAATACAGAACCCCTCTGATTTATAAGTCAGATTTACAATTGATTTATGTTAACGACTGGTACTACAGCGAGCAAAGCTTGTGTTTGAGATCAATATGTACCAACAGTCAACTCGAATATTCATGCtttaaatatgtttatatAGACAATctacttattaaatttgtatgaCAACTAAAAAATCTTACttggaataaataaaatggggGAAAAAATTAAGCATCATTCTTCATCCTAGGACCCACAGGGTGGGTAATCAATTCTTGTTGtcctgtttttaaaataaggaGGGGACAATAGAGGAgcaatatattataaaaacgtCAATCTCGGATGAGAAGGCGAGAGAACGAGGGGGCGACGAAAAGCGACCGCGAGTAAAGAAAAGGTCAAAGAGACGCAAACtatgaatcgttttttgaAGGGGCAGCGCGGCGGCGCGTCAAAGTCAAGCATTCCGTTCATAAATCACCCTGGGGCCGTCGACTATGCGCTGCAACGTGCTGACGCCACCGCCCGCCGCCTCACAACCTTATCGACTTGCATCGCACATTTTCTAGGGATTTTGTTTAGGAATAACTTCGGCAATATATCAACCGGTCGTTAAGGGGTCGCTGACGCTACTACTTTGTACAGGAACTACGCTTAGTCTGGCCCTTTGACGCCATCCTATACATCAACCTAATTTCTACGGTACCCTTATTTACGATACAGCAGAAATTGTCTATTATTGTACaacaatttataaagaaaaatctttCCGCTCCAACATGATGCATTTTGTGCAATTATTACATgtaattaacaatttcaaaaaattaatttcgctTTTCTTTGTCcaattttatttccatttaaacTTGATATTCGACTCTGTGCTAAAAGACGATAAATGTATTCTGTCATGTTCGGTTTACACATAACCATAGCAAACATGTGAAAACGTTGACCGCAAAAATTCCCGCAACCGTCATTATCCCGTGAAATGAAGCATTCTGGTGTGGAGACAAGCGAAGTACTGCAACCGTCCACGGTCCGTTCCATTTTTAGCAGAATATTGGCAAAACGAACGGCGCCGCAGGATAGAGGATTCGAGTTGCATCATTTTGAAAACATCGCTTTGTAATCATGTTTGGCTTCGTTGATCTATTTGTTAGCACCGTTCGGTCCACTTTGTTTGTGCGTCTGATGAGATTTTTTCATATAGCCATATGCTTTTTCCAAGTTGAAAAAAGTTAGTAAACACTTTATTGAGGTAAATGGATTTTTCATAgacaaaatattatattatgaattttctttaattttgtattagaTTTGATATTCGATTTTCTTTCTACATAATAACGAAAACCTTCACGAAACATGAATTATCTTGCATACGATATTTTGCTCTCGACGAAGAAGATCTAGACAAACTTAAATCCGAACTTAATCGAACAGGTTCGAGAGCTTGATCGTAAAAATTTCATCCCCCCTTAGGAGGGTATTTACCCTTAATCGATACATTAACCCCGTTCTCTCGTAGGAATCACCAGTAGATGCACGTACGGGTAGGTACAGGTCGTTCCAACTAACTACTAAGTTAGGATAAAAGAGAGAAGAAGTCCAACAATACCCAACCCTGTGCCCGTGTCCACTTCTAGTTCGCCTTAAGAAAGTTTCCAAGTTAAACAAGAACCATAAAGCTAAACCAgaattactataaaattttgaatatccTAATCAACCTTAAAAACACCAACTGAAAACGAGTTTTGTTAAGAGCAACGTTTTTGTACAAATTGACAACACAAGATAAGATAAGGGCAATTACCTCCGTGGTCATCAATGTCCGCCAAAGCAAATCGATTGTGTATTGTAGCTCTTTTAATGGTCGCACGCAATCCGACCCCGATCGATGGACTCTATCCATCAATTACAGGTCTTAATGGTAAACACGCGGATCCGACTGGTTGTTAATACGTTCTCATCTCACGAATCCCCCCAAGTGAGAGAGGGATTCGGTTCGTCGAACCGTTCGAATGACGCTTACTGATTTCGGAACACGAGTACCGGCGGCTTGGTTGGTATATTGCATGTTTCGGGCAATTGAGCAGTGCTAAAAATCACGGCTCGCTCTGTTGCGGCTGCGGCTATTCGATGTAGACAAATGTGCGGGGTCGCTCCCTATCCCATTCCCGTCAATGTTCGGTTTCGACGTTGATAGAAATACGTCGATCTTTTACAATAACCGGCAAATACACAtatgaaatcaaaatttacaaaacaatttcaacacatttaaaaatatgatgtGTAGAAGTTCGTAGAGGCAATAATTTATGGTTACAAATACcatagatatttttatataaattgttaCAAAAAGTGATTGGGAATATTTTTGCGACAAATGATAAAAGCCCTACAAATCCACAACGACCAGAAAGAATATATAATACTGAGGAGAAAAGGTGCAAGTTCAGAGTTCATCATCAGCAAACTTGTCAAACGTTTGAAGCTAGAATGGGTGAACAATGTGATACCCAGAACAGAGACTCATGAGTGGCAGGGGCTGTATGATAACGGATATTTTCATCAGAGTGGTGCTAATGTTTGATATTCACGTTATATTGTCGTCTTCC
Proteins encoded in this region:
- the LOC111420517 gene encoding peroxisomal multifunctional enzyme type 2, with translation MALQSDELFKFISEKVTESPQKAKAVNGVFLYKITKNGKVAKEWIMDLKNAKVYEGPAQPGVQVQTTVQVSDEDFVEMASGKLNPQAAFLKGKLKVSGNIMLAQKLGPLLQAEAKL